The following are encoded together in the Panicum virgatum strain AP13 chromosome 6K, P.virgatum_v5, whole genome shotgun sequence genome:
- the LOC120712193 gene encoding uncharacterized protein LOC120712193 isoform X2, translated as MSTKRIGECSESSNRPEKALKSSGQFDTELSTPRIPETSELCSFSSADDTFEEEFGSSNDSCQGVWSELSKEVVSNLSKSVVSLASFQGDKLNCACTGMVVMNYSVGVDILTSADLIRSPHDPNDLPRSLRIQVHLPNRKEGIGRLKHYDLGYNVALVYTESFPEIEEIFLGQFQIKPHSKVVAVGRGFNSGKLMATAGTVTDERTEKYMISTCKITRSGIGGLLIDFDGNFVGINFYSFKGNPFLPRNGIAECLGVLWDVIEQDRTIDRSTIVRQKPILPNLEGCDRTTPRKRNLVPRFTRLARDRG; from the exons ATGTCGACCAAGCGAATAGGAGAATGCTCAGAAAGCTCAAATAGACCGGAAAAAGCTCTCAAAAGTAGTGGACAATTCGACACTGAGCTATCAACGCCCAGAATACCCGAAACAAGTGAGTTGTGTTCATTCAGTTCTGCAG ATGACACTTTTGAAGAGGAATTTGGCAGCTCTAATGATTCGTGTCAAGGAGTCTGGAGTGAACTGAGTAAAGAAGTTGTTTCAAATTTATCCAAAAGTGTTGTCTCACTGGCTTCATTCCAAG GAGATAAGCTCAATTGTGCATGCACAGGCATGGTTGTCATGAACTACTCAGTTGGTGTGGACATTCTGACTTCAGCAGATCTGATTAGATCTCCTCATGATCCCAACGACCTTCCTCGCTCACTGAGG ATACAAGTGCACCTTCCAAATAGGAAAGAAGGCATAGGGCGTTTAAAGCACTATGATTTGGGTTATAATGTTGCTCTTGTATATACCGAATCTTTTCCTGAAATTGAAGAAATATTTCTTGGTCAATTTCAAATTAAGCCTCACAGCAAGGTAGTAGCTGTAGGGCGTGGCTTCAACTCAGGCAAATTAATGGCCACAGCTGGGACAGTGACTGATGAGCGAACTGAGAAGTATATGATATCCACATGTAAAATCACTAGG TCTGGGATCGGAGGGCTCCTTATCGATTTTGATGGCAACTTTGTTGGCATAAACTTTTACAGCTTCAAAGGAAATCCATTCCTACCGAGGAATGGAATTGCCGAGTGCTTGGGGGTATTGTG GGATGTCATTGAGCAAGATAGGACAATTGACAGAAGCACAATCGTGAGACAGAAACCTATTCTCCCTAATTTGGAAG ggtgtgacagaactaccccccgtaaaaggaatctcgtcccgagattcacaaggcTAGCAAGAGATAGAGGTTAA
- the LOC120712193 gene encoding uncharacterized protein LOC120712193 isoform X5: MSTKRIGECSESSNRPEKALKSSGQFDTELSTPRIPETSELCSFSSADDTFEEEFGSSNDSCQGVWSELSKEVVSNLSKSVVSLASFQGDKLNCACTGMVVMNYSVGVDILTSADLIRSPHDPNDLPRSLRIQVHLPNRKEGIGRLKHYDLGYNVALVYTESFPEIEEIFLGQFQIKPHSKVVAVGRGFNSGKLMATAGTVTDERTEKYMISTCKITRSGIGGLLIDFDGNFVGINFYSFKGNPFLPRNGIAECLGVLWDVIEQDRTIDRSTIVRQKPILPNLEDYSE, translated from the exons ATGTCGACCAAGCGAATAGGAGAATGCTCAGAAAGCTCAAATAGACCGGAAAAAGCTCTCAAAAGTAGTGGACAATTCGACACTGAGCTATCAACGCCCAGAATACCCGAAACAAGTGAGTTGTGTTCATTCAGTTCTGCAG ATGACACTTTTGAAGAGGAATTTGGCAGCTCTAATGATTCGTGTCAAGGAGTCTGGAGTGAACTGAGTAAAGAAGTTGTTTCAAATTTATCCAAAAGTGTTGTCTCACTGGCTTCATTCCAAG GAGATAAGCTCAATTGTGCATGCACAGGCATGGTTGTCATGAACTACTCAGTTGGTGTGGACATTCTGACTTCAGCAGATCTGATTAGATCTCCTCATGATCCCAACGACCTTCCTCGCTCACTGAGG ATACAAGTGCACCTTCCAAATAGGAAAGAAGGCATAGGGCGTTTAAAGCACTATGATTTGGGTTATAATGTTGCTCTTGTATATACCGAATCTTTTCCTGAAATTGAAGAAATATTTCTTGGTCAATTTCAAATTAAGCCTCACAGCAAGGTAGTAGCTGTAGGGCGTGGCTTCAACTCAGGCAAATTAATGGCCACAGCTGGGACAGTGACTGATGAGCGAACTGAGAAGTATATGATATCCACATGTAAAATCACTAGG TCTGGGATCGGAGGGCTCCTTATCGATTTTGATGGCAACTTTGTTGGCATAAACTTTTACAGCTTCAAAGGAAATCCATTCCTACCGAGGAATGGAATTGCCGAGTGCTTGGGGGTATTGTG GGATGTCATTGAGCAAGATAGGACAATTGACAGAAGCACAATCGTGAGACAGAAACCTATTCTCCCTAATTTGGAAG
- the LOC120712198 gene encoding uncharacterized protein LOC120712198: MFATAARWAAKKGKPKMAPIELTAPPEQVQSITRAIFDVVREHGPLTISDVWDHVKDVGLMGLTSKRQMKIMLRWMRERQKLRLICDHDGPHKQFLYTTWFTNPKNAPQRPKGELKAKPEKLPPSPPKQP, encoded by the exons ATgttcgcgacggcggcgcggtgggcggcgAAGAAGGGGAAGCCGAAGATGGCGCCGATCGAGCTGAcggcgccgccggagcaggTACAGTCCATCACGCGCGCAATCTTCGATGTCGTCAGGGAGCACGGGCCGCTCACCATCTCCGACGTTTGGGACCATGTCAAG GATGTTGGCCTTATGGGACTGACGAGCAAGCGGCAGATGAAGATCATGCTGCGGTGGATGAGGGAGCGCCAGAAGCTCAGGCTCATCTGCGACCACGACGGCCCGCACAAGCAGTTCCTCTACACCACCTGGTTCACCAACCCCAAGAACGCGCCGCAGAGGCCCAAGGGGGAGCTCAAGGCCAAACCCGAGAAGCTCCCCCCTTCCCCTCCCAAGCAGCCATGA
- the LOC120712193 gene encoding uncharacterized protein LOC120712193 isoform X4, with the protein MSTKRIGECSESSNRPEKALKSSGQFDTELSTPRIPETSELCSFSSADDTFEEEFGSSNDSCQGVWSELSKEVVSNLSKSVVSLASFQGDKLNCACTGMVVMNYSVGVDILTSADLIRSPHDPNDLPRSLRIQVHLPNRKEGIGRLKHYDLGYNVALVYTESFPEIEEIFLGQFQIKPHSKVVAVGRGFNSGKLMATAGTVTDERTEKYMISTCKITRSGIGGLLIDFDGNFVGINFYSFKGNPFLPRNGIAECLGVLWDVIEQDRTIDRSTIVRQKPILPNLEARQHTAREK; encoded by the exons ATGTCGACCAAGCGAATAGGAGAATGCTCAGAAAGCTCAAATAGACCGGAAAAAGCTCTCAAAAGTAGTGGACAATTCGACACTGAGCTATCAACGCCCAGAATACCCGAAACAAGTGAGTTGTGTTCATTCAGTTCTGCAG ATGACACTTTTGAAGAGGAATTTGGCAGCTCTAATGATTCGTGTCAAGGAGTCTGGAGTGAACTGAGTAAAGAAGTTGTTTCAAATTTATCCAAAAGTGTTGTCTCACTGGCTTCATTCCAAG GAGATAAGCTCAATTGTGCATGCACAGGCATGGTTGTCATGAACTACTCAGTTGGTGTGGACATTCTGACTTCAGCAGATCTGATTAGATCTCCTCATGATCCCAACGACCTTCCTCGCTCACTGAGG ATACAAGTGCACCTTCCAAATAGGAAAGAAGGCATAGGGCGTTTAAAGCACTATGATTTGGGTTATAATGTTGCTCTTGTATATACCGAATCTTTTCCTGAAATTGAAGAAATATTTCTTGGTCAATTTCAAATTAAGCCTCACAGCAAGGTAGTAGCTGTAGGGCGTGGCTTCAACTCAGGCAAATTAATGGCCACAGCTGGGACAGTGACTGATGAGCGAACTGAGAAGTATATGATATCCACATGTAAAATCACTAGG TCTGGGATCGGAGGGCTCCTTATCGATTTTGATGGCAACTTTGTTGGCATAAACTTTTACAGCTTCAAAGGAAATCCATTCCTACCGAGGAATGGAATTGCCGAGTGCTTGGGGGTATTGTG GGATGTCATTGAGCAAGATAGGACAATTGACAGAAGCACAATCGTGAGACAGAAACCTATTCTCCCTAATTTGGAAG
- the LOC120712193 gene encoding uncharacterized protein LOC120712193 isoform X3 has translation MSTKRIGECSESSNRPEKALKSSGQFDTELSTPRIPETSELCSFSSADDTFEEEFGSSNDSCQGVWSELSKEVVSNLSKSVVSLASFQGDKLNCACTGMVVMNYSVGVDILTSADLIRSPHDPNDLPRSLRIQVHLPNRKEGIGRLKHYDLGYNVALVYTESFPEIEEIFLGQFQIKPHSKVVAVGRGFNSGKLMATAGTVTDERTEKYMISTCKITRSGIGGLLIDFDGNFVGINFYSFKGNPFLPRNGIAECLGVLWDVIEQDRTIDRSTIVRQKPILPNLEDKLGSATTTF, from the exons ATGTCGACCAAGCGAATAGGAGAATGCTCAGAAAGCTCAAATAGACCGGAAAAAGCTCTCAAAAGTAGTGGACAATTCGACACTGAGCTATCAACGCCCAGAATACCCGAAACAAGTGAGTTGTGTTCATTCAGTTCTGCAG ATGACACTTTTGAAGAGGAATTTGGCAGCTCTAATGATTCGTGTCAAGGAGTCTGGAGTGAACTGAGTAAAGAAGTTGTTTCAAATTTATCCAAAAGTGTTGTCTCACTGGCTTCATTCCAAG GAGATAAGCTCAATTGTGCATGCACAGGCATGGTTGTCATGAACTACTCAGTTGGTGTGGACATTCTGACTTCAGCAGATCTGATTAGATCTCCTCATGATCCCAACGACCTTCCTCGCTCACTGAGG ATACAAGTGCACCTTCCAAATAGGAAAGAAGGCATAGGGCGTTTAAAGCACTATGATTTGGGTTATAATGTTGCTCTTGTATATACCGAATCTTTTCCTGAAATTGAAGAAATATTTCTTGGTCAATTTCAAATTAAGCCTCACAGCAAGGTAGTAGCTGTAGGGCGTGGCTTCAACTCAGGCAAATTAATGGCCACAGCTGGGACAGTGACTGATGAGCGAACTGAGAAGTATATGATATCCACATGTAAAATCACTAGG TCTGGGATCGGAGGGCTCCTTATCGATTTTGATGGCAACTTTGTTGGCATAAACTTTTACAGCTTCAAAGGAAATCCATTCCTACCGAGGAATGGAATTGCCGAGTGCTTGGGGGTATTGTG GGATGTCATTGAGCAAGATAGGACAATTGACAGAAGCACAATCGTGAGACAGAAACCTATTCTCCCTAATTTGGAAG